The region CGTTACCGCAAAACTGCCAATCACACGATACCAACCCAAATCCGTGCAGGCTGATGTCTGTCGTAAATTTACCCAAGAGGTGATAAACCGTGTCCAGGAATAAATTTGAACAATTAATCTCAGACAATTTGAGCAATTTCGACGAGGACAAGACCTCTGAAATTGACCCGCACATCGCATCAAGAACTGGGGGCACGAAGCGCATGAAAAGCGCCAAATGGATTGCCATTGCTAAGATTTGTGCCGACCCGACCCAGCCGCGTAAGAACTTCAATGAATCCTCAATTGCAGAACTGGCGCAATCGATACAGGAGTATGGCGTACGCCAACCTATTGTGGTCGAATATATTGCAGACAAAGACAAATTTAGAATTGTGAGCGGTGAACGCCGTTATCGAGCTGCCAAGATAGTGGGACTGAATGAAATGCCATGCATTGTCCAGGAGAAAGCGAATCAATCATTGCGATTTGCCCAGCAGATGATAGATTAATGCACTTTGCCTTTTCTAAAAAAGAATACTCTCAAAACTTGATCTTCCAGCTTATTTGAGTTATCTTGAGAAGGGCTAAACTCGCAACGTGTGTACTTTTTTTATTTTCCTCAGAAAAGATCAAAACTGAAATGCTTATGTCTGGATTCTAAGATGACCCCATAGAGTAGTTGCAACAGGTAATTGCACATAGGCACGTTTTGGCACGGCTCATTCAACTAGGGAGGAAGTGCTTATAATTTTAGCGGCATTAATCTTACTGGTGTCAGAATACATAAAGCATTTGCTGAAGGATTAAGTATTCAGAACTCAGTTACATTTTTCTGGCAGTTACCACGATAAATTGTGACTTCAATTTATCATACAATGGCCACCTTGGGGTGCGATTAAACCTTAGCCGTCAAAATAAAGAATAACTGAATGAAGGGGATATTTTGATGAATTCAATTTATGCTGGTCCCTGGTGTGGAGCTGTTCATGAAGATCAAGTTACACTCAAAGCCTCTATTGTGAAATCAGCCAGTCAGGTACGATTGATTTTTAGCAAAGAGAAAGCGTTAACAAATAAAACTGAAGTTCAGCCACAGAGCTTAAGTGAGGTTCAGGATTATCAATTTAAGATAGCAAACTTTCACCTCCAGGCATTGGAAGCAAATACTCGTTACTACTACTCTCTCGAAGTCAATGGCACCAAAAAGCAAGGTACATTTAAGACATTTCCCCAAAAAGGGAATCAAGCAAATTTCAGATTTGCTTTTTCCTCCTGCTCAAATAAATACCCTGAAGATAAATCATTGCCAATAGTGTATGAGAAAATAATAGAAAATGAATTTGAGAACGCAAATGATGATGAAAATATATTTTTCTTTTGCCACGTGGGTGATCTTCATTATGGCGACTTAAAGAAAGACCCAGTTCACGAAAGATTAAAAATGCTCGACCGGACGGTGAGAAGAACTGGTTTCGGGGAGCTTTTTCAAAAGCTGCCGGTGGTCTACATTTGGGATGATCACGATTTCCTGGGAAATAACTCTGGAGGAGGAAATAAAAGCAAAAGAAAATATGCAAATTACGCCTTGGAGGCCTATGACCTTTACGTCCCACATTATGACTTTGGTGGGAAGGGAATCTATCAGGAGTTTACAATTGGCAAAGTTCACTTTATCATCACTGACTTGAGATACAATCAAAAGACCAAGAAGCCCTATGAATTTTGGAAACAAAGAAAGTTGCTTGGAAAAGAGCAGACAAAGTGGCTAATGAGTAAACTTATCGAGGGCAAGTCTCAAGATTTGATGGTTTGGGTTAACACCATACCGTGGATCGGTGGCAATATTATTGAGAAATTAGGTGGGAATACATGGGGCGCTTTTTCTGACGAGCGCAAGAACCTTGCAAGGTTTATAAAGAAAGAAAATATTAGCAACCTTTGTATGGTCAGTGGTGATGCTCACATGGTGGCTATTGATGACGGAAGTCATAGTGGCTATGCCGAGAAAAGCAAAGGCGGTTTTCCAGTTTTTCACGCAGCTTCGCTCGACAGCAGCATTAGTACCAAGGGAGGTCCGTATAGCATCGGCAAAGCTAATGGGACAAGAGGCGGTGGCATTGGCGGAAGAGGACAATATGGCATTATCGAAATTACCTATAAAAATGGCAAGCTGCACGTCCACTGGGAGGGCAAACGAGTAAAAGCCAACGGAGATGTTGAGACATTAATTGCTCATGATTTTGAGTCGCCGAACACCTATAAAGATTTTTGAGATAATTGCACTATTCTACAGTGTTGTACCCGGTGGCTGGGGCCGCCCTTTTATCTGCTCTCAAAAGAATACTCTCAAAACTTGATCTGTCAGCTTACTTGCGTTATCTTGGAAGGACTAAACTCGTAACCTGTGTACTTTTTTTTATTTTCCTCAGAAAAAAAGATCAAGTTTCAAGAGCATTAACTTGCTTTGATGAAATCATTTACTATGTGGGGTGCAACGCACAATAAAATGAAACCAGAGAAATTTTGCGCCTAAAATCGACGAGAAATCCCTAATGAAAACAAAATTCTATCTCACGGTAGGCATAATCATAGTACTAGCTATGGAGGGATGGGGCCAAGAACATCGGATCAGTAAAAGTCTTACAATTGGTAAGATGGGCGAAGCAAAATTTAAAAAAAGTGCTAAAAAGCATGGGATAGCAGGGGCGTTAGAGCTCACCATAGCTGGTTCTCTGGACAGTTTGCAAGTAATTCTCAATGATTTATCATCGATAAGAGCTAATTCCAATGATGATGGCGTTCACTGGATCGAGGATCACTATGAGGGACGGGTTGGCGAACTCAAAATAGATAAACTCGTACCCCTTGAACCTCAAAATTCTAGACAACGATACTATCTCGAAGGAAAGCAAGGGGTTAAACATTGGCCATTGGTTTCGTCAAAAGGCGCTGCGCTCTTTGAGGTTAGACTGTTAACCGAGGTTTTACTAAATAGTAGTGAGGGCGTGACTGAAATTATTGTTGATATAAAATATTGGATCCTGGTTTATGATACAAGAAAATTACATATCATGAGGGCCAAACGGAAGTGGGATAAAAAATATACTAACCTGGGTTATGACGACCCGGTTGAAGCTGAGCTAGTAGAGAAGCTCAAAAGGTTATTTAAAAAAATAGGAAGACAGATTAATTGAACATACTTCTCGGTTTTCTCAATTCGCCAAATCTCCCCGAAATGACAGTATGAGCTTAAAATCAGAAAAAAGAAAAGGATGGCACTATGAAGTAGAAGAATACAGTAAATGGATGCATTGCAATTCTTGTGCTGCCCCCTTTTTACTCGATGATAATTATATATTCGTCAGGGATAACGGCTTACGCCATACAGACAGAAAAGTTTTTGAATGTCCGATTTGTGGTAGCACTGACATTACTTATTTGCAAGAAATTCATTTGCCAGCAATTCGCCAAATGATTGCCGTTATTATAGTTAACGCGTCTGAGGATTACATAAAAGATCGAAATCAGTTAGGCGAAAAAAGTAAATTTCCAAACAGAAAATTCATTAAAGAGGCGGAATGGTGGTTATTTGAAGACAAGAGCACGAAGCCCTTTAGCCTTCACTGGTGTTGTGAAATGTTAGACATAGCTAAATGGAAAATACGGCAAATCTGTAAAAAACAAAGGGAAGAAAAAGATAGGGGAAAATAAAGTTCAGGGTTTAGCCTAAAAATCCAGAGGTTGTCAAAGGTTTGATAATCCTCGCTAATGTTGCTGCTGGTACCTTCGTCTTTGGCCAATTTCTCAATCAGCAATCAACTGGCTGGCTTTTGCTATCGGCTTTCTCGGCAGTCTTTTCCTCTACATCTCAGCGCTAATTCTATTCAACAAATAAAACTATGTTGGAAGGTTCAATCGCCATTTTAATATTCTCTGTCATTGCCCTGGTGGTTAAAAAAGACCGACCGCAAGACCATCGATAGGGCAGTCGTACGGCGCCATTGCACACTTTGTTTAAAGTGTGAAATTTTCCCTTGCTTTTGGCGGGGGTATTTTATAATCTATAGGGGTAATATAAGGCGGGTTTTCCATGGCAAACGAGGAACATCTCAAGATTCTCAAGCAGGGGGTTGAAGCTTGGAACGAGTGGAGAGAAAAGAATCCCCAAATAACGCCTGACCTCAGCGGAGCAAACCTCATCATGGCAGACCTCAGCGGAGCAAACCTCAACAAAGCGGTCCTCATCGGGGCAGACCTCATCATGACAAACCTCAGCGGAGAAAAACTCACCGGGGCAAACCTCAGCGGAGCAAACCTCATCGAGGCAAACCTCAGCGGAGCAAACCTCATCATGGCAGACCTCAGCGGAGCAGACCTCTGCGAGGCAGACCTCAACAAAGCGGTCCTCCACGGTGCAGACCTCTACAAGGCAGACCTCACCGGGGCTCAGGACTTAACAGCAAAACAACTTGTAACCACAATTAACTGGCAAGAGGCCATTCTCGATTCTTCTCTCAGAGTGGAGGCTGAAAAACTTAGCGGAGCAGAAAAATAGATAGGCGTAAAAACCGGCTAAGTCCACTTCACACTTTGGTTACAGTGTGAAGTATCATCTTTCTCAGCCTTTCATCAGATAATTCAAGACAAAGGCTGAAAGGATGGGCTGCATTGAAGAAACATTGGATTTTCAAGATAATTCTCCTACCTTGACAAAAGGCTTGCTATATTTTCAAAAAAACATCGGAGATTGAGCAA is a window of candidate division KSB1 bacterium DNA encoding:
- a CDS encoding ParB/RepB/Spo0J family partition protein, producing MSRNKFEQLISDNLSNFDEDKTSEIDPHIASRTGGTKRMKSAKWIAIAKICADPTQPRKNFNESSIAELAQSIQEYGVRQPIVVEYIADKDKFRIVSGERRYRAAKIVGLNEMPCIVQEKANQSLRFAQQMID
- a CDS encoding alkaline phosphatase family protein gives rise to the protein MNSIYAGPWCGAVHEDQVTLKASIVKSASQVRLIFSKEKALTNKTEVQPQSLSEVQDYQFKIANFHLQALEANTRYYYSLEVNGTKKQGTFKTFPQKGNQANFRFAFSSCSNKYPEDKSLPIVYEKIIENEFENANDDENIFFFCHVGDLHYGDLKKDPVHERLKMLDRTVRRTGFGELFQKLPVVYIWDDHDFLGNNSGGGNKSKRKYANYALEAYDLYVPHYDFGGKGIYQEFTIGKVHFIITDLRYNQKTKKPYEFWKQRKLLGKEQTKWLMSKLIEGKSQDLMVWVNTIPWIGGNIIEKLGGNTWGAFSDERKNLARFIKKENISNLCMVSGDAHMVAIDDGSHSGYAEKSKGGFPVFHAASLDSSISTKGGPYSIGKANGTRGGGIGGRGQYGIIEITYKNGKLHVHWEGKRVKANGDVETLIAHDFESPNTYKDF
- a CDS encoding pentapeptide repeat-containing protein; this translates as MANEEHLKILKQGVEAWNEWREKNPQITPDLSGANLIMADLSGANLNKAVLIGADLIMTNLSGEKLTGANLSGANLIEANLSGANLIMADLSGADLCEADLNKAVLHGADLYKADLTGAQDLTAKQLVTTINWQEAILDSSLRVEAEKLSGAEK